The following are from one region of the Endozoicomonas sp. 4G genome:
- the bfr gene encoding bacterioferritin has protein sequence MQGEKIVLDHLNQVLMNELTAINQYFLHARMLKNWGVNKLGQFIYKESIDEMWHADWLIERILFLEGMPDFKYMQKPILAKDVKAILEADLQQELIAIPPLKEAIEVCEKAADYGSRQLLEKILAAEEEHMDTLEIHLNRIKTMGMENYILSQSEED, from the coding sequence ATGCAAGGCGAAAAAATTGTCCTGGATCACCTGAATCAAGTACTGATGAACGAGCTGACTGCCATTAATCAGTATTTTCTGCACGCACGAATGCTGAAGAACTGGGGGGTCAACAAACTCGGTCAGTTTATATACAAGGAATCCATTGATGAAATGTGGCACGCCGACTGGCTGATCGAGCGCATTCTTTTTCTGGAGGGTATGCCCGACTTTAAATACATGCAAAAGCCGATCCTGGCTAAGGATGTTAAAGCCATCCTGGAAGCTGACCTGCAACAGGAACTGATAGCTATTCCACCTTTAAAGGAGGCCATTGAAGTCTGTGAAAAGGCGGCTGATTACGGCTCGCGCCAGTTACTGGAAAAAATTCTGGCGGCAGAAGAAGAGCACATGGACACTCTGGAAATCCATCTGAACCGCATCAAAACCATGGGAATGGAAAATTACATACTCTCTCAAAGTGAGGAGGATTAG
- a CDS encoding transposase, which yields MLQGIRLKANPTDQQKLVLSQWMGCARFIWNAKCDEHRYYSTYAKKYCPIGTYAPIDTKAAQFKSEELSPWLSDCPSQIIRNSATNWYKTYRKYMNGLCGKPKKKAKTDKGSIYLTNEVFRFDICEDGVTRLFIGTKTNNIGYLSFKTHRPFSEPKSIYIRKEAGQYSVSFCYDDGSEEPATEKEHLEYLKGASKEWLEEHVIGVDRGVAIPVHTGVKPYDFTENQIKSMDKRQRYLKRFQRRLSRQTKGSNRRQKTKSRISRQHKKVANIRQDFCHQTSRKMVDSKARVIVFEDLKTSKMTRRPKPKKDQNGKFISNKAKQKAGLNKAILNVGWHKLETYTRYKAARAGKAVFKVPAPFTSQECADCGHTHPDNRKTQERFLCGQCGHFDNADRNASIVIKKRAIKFFMDSGTELVGKGIPVLTKGRGANRKPGKGKPSSAARSETSKKKRTVTTPVACLVLEARPFRGE from the coding sequence ATGCTTCAAGGTATCCGACTCAAAGCCAATCCAACAGATCAGCAAAAGTTGGTTCTGTCTCAGTGGATGGGCTGCGCTCGGTTTATCTGGAATGCAAAATGTGATGAACATCGCTATTACAGCACTTACGCAAAAAAATACTGCCCCATAGGTACGTATGCCCCTATTGACACAAAGGCAGCCCAATTCAAAAGCGAAGAGTTATCACCCTGGTTATCCGATTGTCCCAGTCAGATAATCAGAAACTCGGCTACCAACTGGTATAAGACCTACCGGAAGTACATGAATGGCTTGTGCGGTAAACCAAAGAAAAAAGCCAAGACAGACAAGGGTAGCATTTACCTCACCAATGAAGTGTTCCGGTTCGATATCTGTGAAGATGGTGTAACCCGTCTTTTCATTGGTACAAAGACTAATAATATTGGTTATTTGTCGTTTAAAACTCACCGTCCATTCAGCGAACCAAAATCCATTTATATTAGAAAAGAGGCTGGTCAGTACTCCGTTTCTTTCTGCTATGACGATGGATCAGAAGAGCCAGCAACAGAAAAAGAGCATTTGGAATACCTTAAAGGTGCTTCCAAAGAGTGGCTGGAAGAGCATGTTATCGGTGTGGATCGAGGTGTTGCTATACCTGTTCATACTGGCGTTAAGCCTTACGACTTTACAGAAAACCAGATAAAGAGCATGGATAAGCGCCAGCGATACCTAAAGAGGTTTCAGCGCCGTTTGTCTCGCCAAACCAAAGGCTCTAACCGTCGTCAGAAAACAAAGAGCAGGATTAGCAGGCAGCACAAGAAAGTAGCCAACATTCGGCAAGACTTCTGCCACCAAACCAGCAGGAAAATGGTCGATAGCAAGGCCAGGGTCATTGTTTTCGAGGATCTGAAAACCTCAAAAATGACTCGCAGGCCAAAGCCAAAAAAAGATCAAAACGGGAAGTTCATCTCCAACAAGGCGAAACAAAAAGCCGGACTGAATAAGGCCATTCTCAACGTAGGATGGCACAAGCTGGAAACCTACACCCGATATAAAGCAGCAAGAGCAGGCAAAGCAGTCTTCAAAGTGCCTGCACCCTTTACGAGTCAAGAGTGTGCTGATTGCGGTCACACTCACCCCGACAACCGCAAGACACAAGAACGGTTTCTTTGCGGTCAATGTGGACACTTTGACAACGCTGACAGAAACGCCAGCATCGTAATCAAGAAACGAGCAATTAAGTTTTTCATGGACTCTGGAACGGAGTTGGTTGGCAAAGGAATTCCTGTGCTGACTAAAGGACGTGGAGCGAACCGTAAGCCGGGAAAGGGCAAGCCCTCTTCCGCAGCTCGCAGTGAAACGTCAAAAAAGAAAAGAACGGTAACTACTCCGGTAGCTTGCTTAGTATTGGAAGCTCGCCCCTTTAGGGGCGAGTAG
- a CDS encoding TonB-dependent receptor, with product MVSCLRQRVAVLSPLFAAMAVSFHAGTAHSAGYGVHENSASYLGTAFAGKASNPQDASIAANNPAGIAYVEGTQISVGSAVIFKGGEFEGKHTAPNLLGPSETVVAEGKTKDFQSQTWVPFGHFVFPLNEQISLGLSGYSPDGIQLDYDEDWAGRYFAKKTSVKTINLQGTVSYKFQEDLSIAFGLIGSYVKGELTQKTDLTNFMAPNYPAAEAKIDGDAKTLGWTIGTLWRVNESTNLGLAYFSQLDFKLDGDVKVDGIYPVTKEPVHLKSKGKLDITMPEKATLSLTHQLNDQWTLMADATWTRWSRFKEFYVEADAPTLSSYVPINWKDVWAWSLGASWQVVPEWKLRIGYMFDQSPVDDENRTARTPDSDRDWFTFGANWKPDPSFSIDVSYAYVNLKKGKIDENKHYTPPNQGGVITDYGVLTGEYNNSSHILAAQLNYIF from the coding sequence ATGGTTTCGTGTTTACGACAGAGGGTGGCTGTTCTGTCACCTTTATTTGCTGCTATGGCAGTTTCTTTCCATGCCGGTACTGCTCACTCTGCGGGTTACGGTGTTCATGAAAACTCGGCGAGCTACCTGGGTACGGCGTTTGCCGGCAAGGCTTCTAATCCGCAGGATGCTTCCATCGCGGCTAATAATCCGGCGGGGATAGCTTACGTTGAAGGTACTCAGATTTCTGTGGGGTCTGCGGTTATTTTTAAGGGTGGGGAGTTTGAGGGCAAACATACTGCACCTAATTTGTTAGGTCCTTCAGAAACGGTGGTTGCCGAAGGCAAGACAAAAGATTTCCAATCACAAACCTGGGTGCCTTTTGGGCATTTTGTTTTCCCACTGAACGAGCAAATCAGCTTGGGGCTCAGTGGCTACTCTCCTGATGGTATTCAGCTGGATTATGACGAAGATTGGGCGGGTCGTTACTTTGCCAAGAAAACCAGCGTTAAAACCATCAACCTGCAAGGAACCGTTTCCTATAAATTTCAGGAAGACCTTTCTATTGCGTTTGGTTTGATTGGCTCCTATGTAAAAGGAGAGTTAACCCAAAAAACGGATCTCACTAATTTCATGGCTCCCAATTACCCTGCTGCAGAAGCGAAGATTGATGGTGATGCTAAAACTCTGGGGTGGACAATTGGAACACTCTGGAGAGTGAATGAGAGCACTAATTTGGGGTTGGCCTATTTCTCACAACTTGACTTTAAACTCGATGGCGATGTAAAGGTTGATGGTATTTATCCCGTGACTAAGGAGCCAGTTCATTTAAAATCAAAAGGAAAACTTGATATCACCATGCCAGAGAAAGCAACCCTGAGCCTGACCCACCAGCTCAATGATCAATGGACGTTGATGGCGGACGCCACCTGGACCCGTTGGAGCCGATTCAAAGAATTTTATGTAGAAGCAGATGCCCCTACCTTGTCCAGCTATGTACCCATCAACTGGAAAGATGTCTGGGCGTGGAGCTTAGGTGCATCCTGGCAGGTGGTACCAGAGTGGAAGCTGAGGATAGGCTATATGTTCGATCAATCGCCTGTAGATGATGAAAATCGCACTGCCCGCACACCGGATTCGGATCGCGACTGGTTTACCTTCGGAGCCAACTGGAAGCCTGATCCCAGTTTCTCCATTGATGTTTCCTATGCTTACGTTAATTTGAAAAAAGGCAAAATTGATGAAAACAAACACTATACACCGCCCAATCAAGGCGGTGTGATAACGGATTATGGGGTACTGACGGGAGAATATAACAACAGCTCCCATATCCTGGCTGCACAGTTGAATTATATTTTCTAG
- a CDS encoding trimeric intracellular cation channel family protein has protein sequence MLLYLLDLFGTAVFAISGAWLACRKDMDIFGALVLAFVTAVGGGTIRDVLLGATPVFWVQNHDYVLVILASTLLAILIRRWHEKTHHLMLLSDALGLAVFTVIGVTKALDFGASAIVAVMMGVLTGCGGGAIRDLLSGEVPLVLKKEVYAFAAMAGGALFVVLKPHIGINEATLLSAGLVLLLRLLALYKKLSLPRFHLPPIAR, from the coding sequence ATGCTGCTTTACCTATTGGATTTGTTTGGCACCGCCGTCTTTGCCATCAGCGGAGCCTGGCTGGCCTGCCGCAAGGATATGGATATTTTTGGGGCGTTGGTTCTGGCGTTTGTCACTGCCGTGGGCGGTGGCACCATTCGCGATGTCCTGTTAGGGGCAACGCCGGTTTTCTGGGTGCAGAATCATGATTATGTTCTGGTCATTCTTGCCTCCACCCTGTTGGCGATTTTGATCAGACGCTGGCACGAGAAAACCCATCATCTGATGTTGCTTTCTGATGCACTGGGGCTGGCGGTATTTACTGTGATTGGTGTCACCAAAGCGCTGGATTTTGGCGCTTCAGCCATTGTCGCGGTTATGATGGGCGTACTCACCGGCTGTGGTGGTGGTGCTATTCGCGATCTGCTTTCCGGTGAAGTGCCGCTGGTGCTGAAAAAAGAAGTGTATGCCTTTGCCGCCATGGCGGGTGGAGCGCTCTTTGTTGTATTAAAGCCCCATATTGGTATCAATGAGGCAACACTGCTTTCTGCAGGTCTGGTTTTGTTGCTCAGACTGTTGGCTCTTTATAAGAAATTATCACTCCCCCGTTTTCACCTGCCTCCCATCGCCCGCTGA
- a CDS encoding peroxiredoxin, which translates to MGVLVGKKAPDFTVPAVLGNGEIVEEFTLSEAIRGKYGILFFYPLDFTFVCPSELIALDHRIDAFKERNVEVIGVSIDSHFSHNAWRNTPVSEGGIGPVKYTLAADMAHDICKAYDVESEGGVAFRGAFLIDKDGVVRSQIVNDLPLGRNMDELVRLVDALQFHEEHGEVCPAGWSKGDKGMDASPAGVAKYLSESAEGL; encoded by the coding sequence ATGGGCGTACTGGTTGGCAAGAAAGCTCCTGACTTTACTGTTCCTGCCGTCCTGGGCAATGGCGAGATTGTTGAAGAGTTTACCCTGTCCGAAGCGATTCGTGGCAAGTACGGTATTCTGTTCTTCTATCCGCTGGACTTCACTTTCGTTTGTCCTTCTGAGTTGATCGCTCTGGATCACCGCATCGATGCGTTTAAAGAGCGCAACGTTGAAGTGATTGGTGTTTCCATCGACTCTCACTTCTCTCACAACGCATGGCGTAACACACCGGTCAGTGAAGGCGGCATCGGTCCTGTCAAGTACACTCTGGCAGCTGATATGGCTCACGATATTTGTAAAGCCTACGATGTTGAGTCTGAAGGTGGTGTTGCTTTCCGTGGTGCTTTCCTGATCGATAAGGATGGAGTCGTTCGCTCCCAGATCGTTAATGATCTGCCCCTGGGTCGTAACATGGATGAGCTGGTTCGTCTGGTTGACGCTCTGCAATTCCACGAAGAGCATGGCGAAGTTTGCCCGGCTGGCTGGAGCAAGGGCGACAAAGGTATGGATGCATCCCCTGCGGGTGTTGCCAAGTACCTGTCTGAGAGTGCTGAAGGCCTGTAA
- the grxD gene encoding Grx4 family monothiol glutaredoxin, whose translation MDIMDQIKEQIETHDILLYMKGSPKLPQCGFSSKAVQVLMACGEQFAYVDILANPDIRANLPKYANWPTFPQLWIKGELVGGSDILIEMYNSGDLQKMVKAAANKEQEAE comes from the coding sequence ATGGATATCATGGATCAAATTAAAGAGCAGATTGAAACCCATGACATTCTGCTCTACATGAAAGGTTCTCCCAAGCTGCCTCAGTGTGGATTTTCCTCCAAAGCGGTGCAGGTTCTGATGGCCTGTGGCGAGCAGTTCGCCTACGTAGATATTCTGGCGAACCCGGACATTCGTGCCAACCTGCCAAAATACGCCAACTGGCCAACCTTCCCGCAGCTGTGGATCAAGGGGGAGCTGGTGGGTGGCAGCGACATTCTGATTGAAATGTATAACAGCGGTGACCTTCAGAAGATGGTCAAGGCCGCTGCCAACAAAGAGCAAGAAGCTGAATAG